A section of the Mesobacillus jeotgali genome encodes:
- a CDS encoding GAF domain-containing protein, whose protein sequence is MFNVETYSDSREKNYDLVIKQLKALIEDEKNAIANLSNASALLNQFLDRVNWVGFYLMEDGELVLGPFQGLPACVRIPLGKGVCGTSASKKETVRVEDVHAFPGHIACDAASQSEIVIPIIKDGNLIGVLDIDSPEKNRFDELDQQKLEEFVEVLVQYI, encoded by the coding sequence ATGTTTAACGTCGAAACATACAGCGACAGCCGCGAAAAAAATTACGATTTGGTCATTAAACAGCTTAAGGCACTGATAGAGGATGAAAAGAATGCCATTGCAAATCTGAGTAATGCTTCTGCTCTATTGAACCAGTTCCTCGACCGCGTCAACTGGGTCGGTTTTTACTTGATGGAGGATGGAGAACTTGTCCTCGGACCATTCCAGGGACTTCCTGCATGTGTAAGAATCCCGCTCGGAAAAGGAGTCTGCGGGACTTCAGCTTCTAAAAAAGAAACAGTACGGGTCGAAGATGTCCATGCGTTCCCTGGTCACATCGCCTGTGATGCCGCTTCTCAATCCGAGATTGTCATACCAATCATCAAAGATGGAAACTTGATCGGCGTCCTTGATATTGACTCTCCGGAAAAAAATCGTTTTGATGAATTGGACCAGCAGAAGCTGGAGGAATTCGTTGAAGTACTGGTGCAGTATATTTAA
- the acsA gene encoding acetate--CoA ligase — protein MKVEALPVTQGNHNLKNYEELHSQFDWAEAEKEFSWSETGRVNIAYEAIDRHAEGFRKNKIALYYQDGVRKEKYTFKEMKELTNKAGNVFKTYADVEKGDRVFIFMPRSPELYFAVLGAVKLGAIVGPLFEAFMEGAVRDRLQDSGAKVLVTTPELLERVPVDELPDLKHILLVGDNLEASDQYIDFKLKLAEASKKLAIEWVDRKDGLILHYTSGSTGKPKGVLHVHNAMIQHYQTAKWVLDLKEEDVYWCTADPGWVTGTSYGIFGPWLAGASNVIIGGRFNPETWYKMIEEYGVTVWYSAPTAFRMLMGAGDEVVKKFDLSCLRHILSVGEPLNPEVVRWGMKVFNLRIHDTWWMTETGAQLICNYPSMEIKPGSMGKPIPGVQAAIVDDQGNELPPYRMGNLAIKRGWPSMMHTIWNNPQKYESYFMPGNWYVSGDSAYMDEDGYFWFQGRIDDVIMTSGERVGPFEVESKLVEHPAVAEAGVIGKPDPVRGEVIKAFIALRDGYEQSDELIEEIRQFVKRGLAAHAAPREIEFRDKLPKTRSGKIMRRVLKAWELDLPTGDLSTMED, from the coding sequence ATGAAAGTGGAAGCGCTACCAGTTACGCAAGGAAATCATAACTTAAAAAATTATGAAGAACTTCATAGTCAATTTGATTGGGCTGAAGCAGAGAAAGAGTTTTCCTGGTCTGAAACGGGCAGGGTCAATATCGCATATGAAGCAATTGACCGGCATGCCGAAGGCTTCAGGAAAAATAAAATTGCGCTATATTATCAAGATGGAGTGCGTAAGGAAAAATATACTTTCAAAGAAATGAAGGAACTTACCAATAAAGCTGGTAATGTATTTAAGACATACGCAGATGTTGAAAAAGGTGACCGCGTGTTCATCTTCATGCCTCGTTCTCCAGAACTGTATTTTGCGGTTCTCGGGGCGGTGAAACTTGGCGCGATTGTGGGGCCATTATTCGAGGCGTTCATGGAAGGTGCTGTACGCGACAGGCTGCAGGATAGTGGGGCAAAGGTATTGGTGACGACACCTGAGCTTCTTGAGCGGGTTCCTGTTGATGAGCTCCCTGACTTGAAGCACATTCTTCTTGTTGGTGATAACCTGGAAGCAAGTGATCAATATATTGATTTTAAACTAAAGCTTGCTGAAGCAAGCAAGAAGCTTGCTATTGAATGGGTTGACCGTAAGGATGGCCTGATCCTGCATTATACATCCGGTTCTACCGGAAAGCCAAAGGGTGTACTGCACGTCCATAATGCGATGATCCAGCATTACCAGACCGCAAAATGGGTTCTAGACCTTAAAGAAGAGGATGTCTACTGGTGTACAGCGGATCCAGGATGGGTAACAGGGACTTCATACGGAATCTTCGGACCATGGCTTGCAGGAGCTTCAAATGTAATTATTGGCGGGCGTTTCAATCCTGAGACATGGTACAAGATGATCGAAGAGTACGGAGTGACTGTCTGGTATAGTGCTCCAACAGCCTTCAGGATGCTGATGGGTGCGGGCGATGAGGTCGTGAAGAAATTCGACCTGAGCTGTCTGCGCCATATCCTGAGTGTTGGTGAACCGCTGAACCCTGAGGTAGTCAGATGGGGAATGAAGGTGTTCAATCTGCGCATCCATGATACTTGGTGGATGACTGAAACTGGTGCACAGCTGATCTGTAATTACCCAAGCATGGAAATTAAGCCTGGATCCATGGGCAAGCCAATCCCTGGTGTTCAAGCGGCAATCGTTGATGATCAGGGAAATGAACTGCCTCCATACAGAATGGGCAATCTGGCAATCAAAAGAGGCTGGCCATCGATGATGCACACAATCTGGAACAACCCGCAGAAGTATGAATCGTATTTCATGCCTGGCAACTGGTATGTTTCCGGTGACTCGGCGTACATGGATGAGGATGGATATTTCTGGTTCCAGGGCAGAATCGATGATGTCATCATGACTTCCGGTGAACGTGTGGGTCCATTTGAAGTAGAAAGCAAGCTTGTAGAGCATCCTGCTGTAGCCGAAGCTGGTGTAATTGGAAAGCCGGACCCAGTCCGCGGTGAAGTAATCAAGGCTTTCATTGCCCTCCGTGATGGCTATGAGCAGTCTGACGAGTTAATAGAAGAAATCCGCCAGTTTGTTAAAAGAGGCCTTGCAGCGCATGCTGCCCCTCGAGAAATCGAATTCCGCGATAAGCTTCCGAAGACACGAAGCGGTAAAATCATGCGCCGTGTATTGAAGGCCTGGGAACTTGATCTCCCAACAGGAGACCTGTCTACAATGGAAGACTAA
- the rpsD gene encoding 30S ribosomal protein S4 produces the protein MARYTGPSWKLSRRLGISLSGTGKELEKRPYAPGPHGPNQRKKLSEYGLQLQEKQKLRHMYGVTERQFRNLFDKAGKMPGKHGENFMILLEARLDNVVYRLGLARTRRAARQLVNHGHIMVDGARVDIPSYRVAPGQTITLREKSRNLDVVKEAIEVNNFVPDFLTFDADKLEGTFTRMPERSELPAEINEALIVEFYSR, from the coding sequence ATGGCTCGTTATACCGGCCCAAGCTGGAAACTATCCCGCCGTCTTGGAATTTCACTAAGCGGTACAGGTAAAGAATTAGAAAAACGCCCTTACGCACCAGGTCCTCATGGTCCTAACCAGCGTAAAAAGCTTTCCGAATACGGATTGCAACTTCAAGAGAAGCAAAAGCTTCGCCACATGTACGGAGTTACTGAGCGCCAGTTCCGTAACTTGTTCGACAAAGCAGGCAAAATGCCTGGTAAGCACGGCGAAAACTTCATGATCCTTCTTGAAGCTCGTCTTGACAACGTTGTTTACCGTCTTGGTCTTGCTCGCACTCGTCGTGCAGCTCGCCAATTAGTAAACCACGGACACATCATGGTTGATGGCGCACGTGTAGACATCCCGTCTTACCGCGTAGCTCCAGGACAAACTATCACACTTCGTGAAAAGTCTCGCAACCTTGATGTAGTTAAAGAAGCAATCGAAGTAAACAACTTCGTACCTGACTTCTTGACTTTCGATGCAGACAAGCTAGAAGGAACTTTCACTCGTATGCCTGAGCGTTCTGAACTTCCAGCTGAAATCAACGAAGCTCTTATCGTTGAATTCTACTCTCGTTAA
- the megL gene encoding methionine gamma-lyase, whose translation MGEKRFETEVIHAGYKSDEFRGSLAPPLFQTSTFTFETAEQGERRFAGEEEGFIYSRLGNPTVAMLEERMAVIEKGEKALAFGSGMAAVSAILVALTRSGDHILCSQGVYGCTFGLLQLMKEKYDINHDFSMMSSREDVLAAITPETRVIYIETPINPTMRLVDLEMVADVAKEKGIPVVVDNTFSSPYLQNPLELGCDFVIHSATKYICGHGDVIAGLAVGPKEIMSKIAMTTQKDIGGVISPFDAWLLLRGLKTLPVRMDRHCDNAEKLAAFLSDHPAVEEVIFPGDPKHPDYAIAKKQMRKPGGLISFNIKGGKKEAQAFINKLKLIKIAVSLGDAETLIQHPSTMTHAVVPQESREKMGIKENMLRLSVGLEAWEDLRDDLEMAFEAVRKESAMETGTI comes from the coding sequence ATGGGAGAGAAAAGATTCGAAACAGAAGTAATCCATGCAGGCTATAAATCGGACGAATTCAGGGGAAGTCTTGCTCCTCCGTTATTTCAAACCAGTACATTCACTTTTGAAACGGCTGAGCAAGGAGAAAGGCGCTTTGCCGGGGAGGAAGAAGGATTCATTTATTCACGTCTGGGAAATCCAACTGTTGCGATGCTCGAAGAACGGATGGCAGTGATAGAAAAAGGAGAAAAAGCCCTCGCATTTGGTTCGGGAATGGCTGCTGTTTCGGCGATTTTAGTGGCACTGACCAGATCAGGCGATCATATTCTTTGTTCACAGGGTGTGTATGGCTGTACATTTGGTCTATTGCAGCTTATGAAAGAAAAGTATGATATCAATCACGATTTCTCCATGATGTCGTCTAGAGAAGATGTGCTGGCTGCTATTACCCCGGAGACAAGAGTCATCTATATTGAAACACCGATTAACCCGACTATGAGACTGGTTGACCTGGAAATGGTGGCAGATGTCGCGAAAGAAAAAGGAATTCCGGTCGTTGTTGATAACACTTTCAGTTCTCCGTATCTGCAAAATCCTTTAGAGCTTGGCTGCGATTTTGTCATCCACAGCGCAACGAAATATATTTGCGGACACGGGGATGTCATCGCTGGTCTAGCAGTTGGCCCGAAGGAAATTATGTCAAAGATTGCTATGACTACCCAAAAGGATATCGGCGGTGTAATTTCACCATTTGATGCCTGGCTGCTGCTTCGCGGCTTGAAGACGCTGCCTGTGAGGATGGACCGGCATTGTGATAATGCTGAAAAATTGGCCGCCTTTCTATCCGATCATCCAGCAGTTGAGGAGGTCATCTTTCCGGGTGATCCTAAACATCCTGATTACGCAATTGCAAAAAAGCAAATGCGCAAGCCAGGGGGTTTGATCTCTTTCAACATAAAAGGCGGCAAGAAAGAGGCTCAAGCATTTATCAACAAATTAAAACTCATAAAAATAGCAGTCAGCCTGGGTGATGCAGAAACATTGATCCAGCACCCGTCAACAATGACACATGCTGTGGTTCCGCAAGAATCAAGAGAAAAGATGGGGATTAAAGAAAACATGTTAAGGCTTTCAGTTGGTCTGGAAGCCTGGGAAGACCTAAGGGATGACCTTGAGATGGCATTTGAGGCAGTAAGGAAGGAAAGCGCAATGGAGACAGGAACGATTTAA
- a CDS encoding transglycosylase domain-containing protein — translation MHEGKQPWKEKLKSFAAFFTNKKTVKGARITYSVVWNMLLLLIIVLVLGAGFAGGAGAGYFASLVKDEQIRPYENMRKDIYNYEETSDLYFDNDVYLGKLRTDLYREEVKLDDMSKHLVNAVVATEDEYFYEHDGVVPKAIMRALFQEVTNSSTSSGGSTLTQQLIKNQILTNEISFERKAKEILLALRLEKFFDKKEILEAYLNVATFGRNANGSNIAGVQAAAKGIFGKNAKDLTLPQAAFIAGLPQSPFGYTPFSSDHGKLKDPKGLEPGLSRYKTVVTRMHGAGFISDQEFKEAINYDITKDFVKEVPSDNTVEEYPFLTFEIEARSVEILAKILAERDGYELADLKKDDKLMAEYKALADRDLRQNGYKIYSTINKDIYEKMQETAKNYPYYGSEKPQEVPDPDDPNKKIVVQEPVEIGATLIENKTGKIISFVGGRNFKREQTNHASRAPRQNGSTMKPLLVYAPAMELGKLHPGSVLPDVQVFLNGPGKAWPNNYDMRYSGLTSARHALTKSYNVPAVLAYKSIIGQRPANFLDKMGFSNLKKDDYENLSTAIGSLRGGVTVEENTNAFGTFANGGKFIDAYMIEKIVDKNGNVVFQHKSEPVDVFSPQTSYLTIDMMRDVINRGTATAVKGRLKFGSDWAGKTGTGHEYIDSWFVATNPNVSFGVWLGYDTPKALQKSYKGLSYGVRTQYIWADLMNDAYEVAPKLVDPEERFKMPGGIVKRSYCAVSGLLPSSACSKAGLVESDYFIAKYAPSKVDDSLVENKFVRVGDKRYIALDSTPAEFTETGVILNPEYMESIIGHKIRDPQQLIPKKDAWNKILAADDKLSENGKTPAALGVKLSGKTITWGKHPENDIVGYRIYNNKKKVGSIKAGDSLSFNAGDGSFYVTAVDIAGKESAPSNIIEIGKKPEPKDPPKDGKPTDPKPKDPPPTDPKPKDPPKPPPPPPPPGDGGGTGGGNDGGGTGN, via the coding sequence ATGCATGAAGGAAAACAGCCTTGGAAAGAGAAGCTTAAATCCTTTGCTGCTTTTTTTACGAATAAAAAGACCGTAAAAGGAGCCAGGATTACCTATTCGGTTGTCTGGAACATGCTGCTGTTATTGATCATTGTGCTGGTCCTCGGGGCAGGATTTGCCGGAGGAGCAGGTGCAGGCTATTTTGCATCCCTTGTCAAAGATGAACAAATCAGACCTTATGAAAATATGAGGAAAGATATTTACAACTATGAAGAAACATCGGATTTATATTTTGATAACGATGTTTATCTTGGCAAGCTACGGACCGACCTTTACCGTGAGGAAGTAAAGCTTGATGATATGTCAAAGCATTTGGTTAATGCAGTAGTGGCAACGGAAGATGAGTATTTTTACGAGCATGATGGTGTTGTGCCTAAAGCGATCATGCGGGCGCTTTTCCAGGAAGTCACCAACTCGTCGACATCCTCAGGCGGAAGCACACTGACGCAGCAGCTCATCAAAAACCAGATCCTCACGAATGAAATTTCATTCGAGCGAAAAGCTAAAGAAATCCTTCTCGCCCTTCGTCTCGAAAAATTCTTTGATAAAAAAGAGATTCTCGAAGCCTATTTAAATGTCGCTACCTTTGGCCGTAACGCGAACGGCAGCAATATTGCCGGTGTCCAGGCGGCTGCAAAGGGAATCTTCGGAAAGAATGCTAAGGACCTGACATTGCCTCAGGCCGCTTTTATCGCAGGACTTCCACAGAGTCCGTTTGGCTATACTCCGTTCAGCAGCGACCATGGTAAACTAAAGGATCCGAAAGGACTTGAACCGGGGCTCTCCAGATATAAGACTGTCGTCACAAGGATGCATGGTGCCGGGTTTATTTCTGATCAAGAGTTTAAGGAAGCAATCAACTACGATATTACCAAAGACTTTGTCAAAGAGGTTCCAAGTGATAATACGGTTGAGGAATATCCATTCCTGACTTTTGAAATCGAAGCCCGCTCTGTTGAAATCCTGGCGAAGATCCTGGCCGAGCGTGATGGTTATGAACTTGCCGATTTGAAAAAAGATGATAAATTGATGGCTGAATATAAAGCACTTGCCGATCGAGACCTTCGACAAAACGGCTATAAAATTTATTCCACCATCAATAAAGATATTTACGAAAAGATGCAGGAAACTGCCAAGAATTACCCTTACTATGGAAGCGAAAAACCTCAGGAAGTTCCAGACCCTGATGACCCGAACAAAAAGATTGTTGTCCAGGAGCCTGTTGAAATTGGCGCTACTCTCATTGAGAATAAAACTGGTAAAATCATCAGTTTTGTCGGCGGCCGCAACTTTAAACGTGAACAGACGAACCACGCTTCCAGGGCTCCAAGACAAAACGGTTCCACTATGAAGCCGCTTCTTGTCTATGCTCCTGCAATGGAGCTGGGGAAATTACATCCTGGTTCTGTTCTGCCAGATGTACAGGTGTTTTTGAATGGACCTGGAAAAGCCTGGCCCAATAACTATGATATGAGATACAGCGGTTTGACATCTGCAAGGCATGCGCTGACGAAATCCTATAACGTTCCGGCAGTACTGGCTTATAAGAGCATCATCGGCCAGAGACCAGCTAACTTCCTGGATAAGATGGGCTTCTCAAACCTGAAGAAGGATGATTATGAAAACCTGTCAACAGCCATCGGTTCCCTGCGCGGCGGTGTCACTGTTGAAGAAAACACTAATGCTTTTGGCACGTTTGCTAATGGCGGTAAATTCATCGATGCTTATATGATCGAAAAAATTGTTGATAAGAATGGAAATGTTGTTTTCCAGCATAAATCTGAACCTGTAGATGTGTTCAGTCCGCAGACATCCTACCTGACAATCGATATGATGCGTGATGTTATCAATCGCGGTACTGCGACAGCTGTTAAAGGCAGACTGAAATTCGGTTCTGACTGGGCTGGTAAAACAGGAACAGGACATGAATATATTGATTCCTGGTTTGTTGCAACAAACCCGAATGTCTCATTCGGTGTATGGCTTGGGTATGATACACCAAAAGCCCTTCAAAAAAGTTATAAAGGACTTTCATACGGAGTCCGGACCCAATACATCTGGGCAGACTTAATGAATGATGCATATGAGGTCGCTCCTAAGCTGGTCGATCCGGAAGAGCGCTTCAAGATGCCTGGCGGAATCGTCAAGAGATCTTATTGCGCAGTATCCGGATTGCTTCCTTCAAGTGCATGTTCGAAAGCAGGATTAGTAGAGTCTGATTACTTTATTGCAAAGTACGCACCATCTAAGGTCGATGACAGCCTTGTTGAAAACAAATTTGTAAGAGTAGGAGATAAGCGCTACATAGCACTTGATTCAACTCCTGCTGAATTCACTGAAACCGGTGTAATCTTGAATCCTGAGTATATGGAAAGCATCATCGGCCATAAAATCAGGGATCCTCAGCAGCTCATTCCTAAGAAGGATGCATGGAACAAGATTCTTGCAGCAGATGATAAGCTGAGTGAAAATGGAAAAACTCCAGCAGCCCTCGGAGTTAAACTTTCTGGAAAAACAATTACATGGGGCAAACATCCTGAAAACGATATTGTCGGCTACCGAATCTATAACAACAAGAAAAAGGTCGGCAGCATCAAAGCGGGTGATTCCTTGAGTTTCAATGCCGGTGACGGTTCATTCTATGTCACAGCAGTCGATATTGCAGGAAAAGAATCTGCTCCATCCAATATCATTGAAATCGGCAAAAAGCCAGAACCTAAGGATCCTCCAAAGGATGGCAAGCCGACGGATCCAAAACCAAAAGACCCGCCTCCAACCGATCCAAAACCAAAGGATCCTCCGAAGCCACCACCACCACCTCCACCACCTGGTGATGGCGGTGGGACCGGCGGAGGAAACGACGGCGGCGGAACTGGAAACTAG
- the tyrS gene encoding tyrosine--tRNA ligase produces MELLKDLEWRGIIYQQTDEEGMKDLLSKEKISLYCGVDPTADSMHIGHLLPFLTLRRFQNAGHRPIVLVGGATGLIGDPSGKSEERKLQTLEQVQLNVAGIKKQLGKIFDVEGENGAMMVNNYDWAGSMDVVTFLRDFGKHVGVNYMLAKDTIASRLETGISFTEFTYTILQAMDFFHLYENHDCKLQIGGSDQWGNITTGLELIRKMSAEGSKAYGMTIPLVTKADGTKFGKSESGAVWLDPEKTSPYEFYQFWINTADADVVKYLKFFTFLEKEEIEALEKAVEEEPHLRKAQKALAEEMTRMIHGEDSLQQAIRISAALFSGEIKNLSADEIRQGFKDVPSFTAEGDGELGLVDLLVAAKISPSKRQAREDVANGAVSLNGERVTDTSYVLSDADKIEGQFTIVRRGKKKYFMIKY; encoded by the coding sequence ATGGAATTACTAAAAGATCTCGAATGGCGCGGGATTATCTACCAGCAAACTGATGAAGAGGGAATGAAGGACCTGCTTTCCAAAGAGAAAATCTCTCTATACTGCGGTGTGGATCCAACAGCAGACAGCATGCATATCGGGCATCTTCTTCCGTTCCTGACACTGCGCCGTTTCCAGAATGCTGGCCACCGTCCGATTGTCCTTGTCGGCGGAGCAACAGGGCTGATTGGCGATCCTAGCGGCAAGAGTGAGGAACGTAAACTGCAAACACTCGAGCAAGTTCAATTGAATGTTGCAGGAATCAAGAAGCAGCTCGGAAAGATTTTTGATGTTGAAGGCGAAAATGGCGCGATGATGGTCAACAACTATGACTGGGCGGGTTCCATGGATGTTGTGACATTCCTGCGTGATTTCGGAAAGCATGTCGGCGTGAATTACATGCTGGCTAAAGATACGATCGCTTCAAGACTTGAGACAGGTATCTCATTCACTGAATTCACCTACACTATCCTGCAGGCAATGGATTTCTTCCATTTATACGAAAACCATGACTGCAAACTGCAAATTGGCGGAAGCGACCAGTGGGGTAATATCACAACAGGTCTTGAACTGATCCGCAAAATGTCCGCAGAAGGCTCAAAGGCTTACGGAATGACGATTCCATTGGTAACGAAGGCTGATGGTACAAAATTTGGCAAGTCAGAAAGCGGCGCAGTGTGGCTCGATCCTGAAAAAACTTCACCATACGAGTTTTACCAGTTCTGGATCAACACTGCTGATGCCGATGTTGTGAAATACTTGAAGTTCTTCACTTTCTTAGAAAAAGAAGAAATTGAAGCACTCGAAAAAGCGGTAGAGGAAGAACCACATCTCCGCAAGGCTCAGAAAGCACTTGCTGAAGAAATGACCCGCATGATCCATGGCGAAGATTCGCTTCAGCAGGCAATCAGGATCTCAGCAGCACTTTTCAGCGGCGAGATTAAAAACTTGAGCGCTGATGAAATCAGACAGGGCTTCAAAGATGTTCCTTCTTTTACAGCAGAAGGAGACGGAGAGCTTGGGTTAGTTGACCTGCTCGTTGCAGCGAAAATTTCGCCATCCAAGCGCCAGGCCCGTGAAGATGTGGCCAACGGTGCAGTTTCACTAAATGGAGAGCGTGTAACAGATACCTCATATGTACTTAGCGATGCAGACAAAATCGAAGGACAGTTCACCATCGTCCGCCGGGGCAAAAAGAAGTACTTTATGATTAAATACTAG
- a CDS encoding GNAT family N-acetyltransferase encodes MEHKKTYNAKELKTPHGRLIIEGPISSEKLASYEFHEDLVAFRPPAQQHKALIEIAGLPEGRIIVARSGHMIVGYVTYLYPDPLERWSEGKMEDLIELGAIEVIPEFRGSSVGKNLLMVSMMDDAMEDYIIITTEYYWHWDLKGTGLNVWEYRKVMEKMMNAGGLVWYATDDPEISSHPANCLMARIGKRIPPESVQKFDQLRFMNRFMY; translated from the coding sequence ATGGAACATAAAAAGACTTACAACGCAAAAGAATTGAAAACTCCCCATGGCCGTTTGATCATTGAAGGCCCGATTTCTTCAGAAAAACTGGCAAGCTATGAATTCCACGAAGACTTGGTGGCCTTCCGTCCTCCAGCACAGCAGCACAAGGCACTCATTGAGATTGCCGGACTGCCAGAAGGACGTATCATTGTGGCTCGATCTGGCCATATGATCGTCGGCTATGTTACGTACCTATATCCAGACCCGCTAGAGAGATGGTCTGAAGGAAAAATGGAAGATTTAATTGAACTTGGTGCAATTGAGGTCATACCTGAATTTCGCGGAAGCTCTGTCGGCAAGAATTTGCTGATGGTTTCCATGATGGATGACGCAATGGAAGATTATATCATTATAACGACTGAATATTACTGGCACTGGGACCTTAAGGGAACCGGCCTTAATGTATGGGAATATCGAAAAGTCATGGAAAAGATGATGAATGCCGGCGGCCTCGTCTGGTATGCGACGGATGACCCTGAAATCAGCTCCCACCCAGCAAACTGTCTCATGGCGCGGATTGGCAAGAGGATTCCTCCAGAATCTGTGCAGAAATTTGACCAGCTTCGGTTCATGAACCGTTTTATGTATTAA
- a CDS encoding sensor domain-containing diguanylate cyclase codes for MEEMLERKTILELKSRFFDLISTGRLSFSEVLLQMVTVLKELLRADEIDLYRCEEWKQGMFLEATTREEANEGLAGTFPECLVSNVTAGSQAFIKYPETLNQYDLLLVVAANEKLKGMFAIEMSKTSLERFSDRFLNELTAECTVFTEKIHSLAETMEEEKRYKQLFRVTKKFHSTMDMDAVLGEIISTLKEVYPTFTYYLMLSHDHKGYGGLPVKDLEYDSENQTAMQSYVSGQIQFEDLVVDKNSIMYAPLKGRQGVYGVLQVIAPNSLVFPQNEVEFIKLLANTAGSALENAKLYEQSRKLIADLQLINETSHQLNTSLRLTDTMKFICSQIIKSFNAREVGFIMLAEESGDYTVLHGSTSFFFSNEASNYILKIARQIRQDMEPLFIGDIDSDFEDGYFRSVMCVPMVQSGELKGIALVMHEEPYHFAFDTFKLLQSLIHHSTLAFTNSMLREELEKMVVTDHLTKLYSRGYLDDKMNLSMLEDAQGTFILIDIDNFKSVNDQYGHQVGDEVLIQLARQIAKNIRGTDIGARWGGEELAIYLPGAPLEIGVMIAKRLVDKVEQHTNPNVTISCGVSTWIRGQEDTTKTVFKRADQALYKAKGSGKNKVVVQNENQFDFTSTQK; via the coding sequence ATGGAAGAAATGTTAGAACGGAAGACTATACTGGAACTGAAAAGCAGGTTCTTTGATTTGATCAGCACTGGCAGATTATCATTTTCGGAAGTTCTCTTACAGATGGTGACTGTTTTAAAAGAATTGCTTCGGGCTGATGAAATTGACTTATACAGATGTGAAGAATGGAAGCAGGGCATGTTCCTTGAAGCCACGACCCGTGAGGAGGCAAATGAGGGACTGGCAGGCACTTTCCCTGAATGTCTGGTTAGTAATGTGACTGCAGGTTCGCAGGCTTTTATTAAATATCCCGAAACTCTTAATCAATATGATTTGCTGCTTGTTGTGGCCGCAAACGAAAAGTTAAAAGGTATGTTTGCCATTGAAATGAGTAAAACATCACTTGAACGATTCTCAGACCGCTTTCTGAATGAGCTTACCGCTGAGTGCACTGTGTTTACAGAGAAAATACATAGCCTGGCTGAGACTATGGAAGAAGAAAAAAGGTATAAGCAATTATTCAGGGTAACAAAGAAATTTCATTCGACCATGGATATGGATGCAGTGCTCGGTGAAATCATTTCCACATTAAAGGAAGTGTATCCTACTTTCACTTATTATCTGATGCTGTCGCATGACCACAAAGGTTATGGCGGATTGCCTGTCAAAGACCTGGAATACGACAGTGAAAATCAGACTGCGATGCAATCGTATGTGAGCGGTCAAATCCAGTTCGAGGATTTAGTTGTTGATAAAAATTCCATCATGTATGCACCTTTAAAAGGGAGACAAGGCGTATACGGAGTGTTGCAGGTCATCGCGCCGAACTCTCTGGTATTCCCGCAAAATGAAGTGGAATTCATTAAGCTGCTCGCCAACACCGCGGGTAGCGCCCTGGAAAATGCAAAGCTTTATGAGCAATCAAGGAAGCTGATTGCCGATTTACAGTTAATAAATGAAACCTCCCATCAATTGAATACCAGCCTCCGTCTGACAGATACGATGAAATTTATCTGCAGCCAGATTATCAAGTCCTTTAATGCCCGGGAAGTTGGATTCATCATGCTGGCCGAAGAAAGTGGAGATTATACTGTTCTTCATGGCAGCACGAGTTTTTTCTTTTCAAATGAAGCATCAAATTATATATTGAAAATCGCCAGGCAGATCAGGCAGGATATGGAGCCATTGTTCATAGGAGATATCGATTCTGATTTCGAGGATGGATACTTCCGTTCCGTTATGTGTGTTCCGATGGTCCAGAGCGGTGAATTAAAGGGTATTGCCCTTGTCATGCATGAGGAGCCTTACCACTTTGCATTTGATACATTCAAGTTGCTGCAGTCACTCATCCACCATTCGACATTAGCTTTCACCAATTCCATGCTGCGTGAAGAACTGGAAAAAATGGTCGTGACGGATCATTTAACAAAGCTGTATTCCAGAGGCTATCTCGATGACAAAATGAATCTCTCGATGCTGGAGGATGCTCAGGGAACCTTTATATTAATTGATATTGATAATTTTAAAAGTGTGAATGACCAGTATGGACACCAGGTTGGAGATGAGGTGCTCATCCAGCTTGCCCGCCAGATCGCAAAAAACATTCGCGGAACTGATATAGGCGCAAGGTGGGGCGGGGAGGAACTCGCCATCTATTTACCGGGAGCTCCTTTGGAAATCGGCGTCATGATCGCAAAGAGACTAGTTGATAAAGTTGAACAACATACTAACCCCAATGTGACGATTTCCTGTGGTGTATCCACCTGGATCCGGGGGCAGGAAGATACGACCAAGACTGTGTTCAAAAGGGCAGACCAGGCTCTTTATAAAGCAAAAGGATCTGGTAAGAACAAAGTAGTAGTCCAGAATGAGAACCAGTTTGATTTTACAAGCACTCAGAAATGA